The following proteins come from a genomic window of Pseudomonas sp. MAG733B:
- a CDS encoding ABC transporter ATP-binding protein, giving the protein MIELQNLSKTFQSNGKDVKAVDSVSLTVNEGEICVFLGPSGCGKSTTLKMINRLIKPTSGKILINGEDTTALDEVTLRRNIGYVIQQIGLFPNMTIEENIVVVPKLLGWDKQKCHDRARELMSMIKLEPKQYLHRYPRELSGGQQQRIGVIRALAADAPLLLMDEPFGAVDPINREMIQNEFFEMQRALNKTVIMVSHDIDEAIKLGDKIAIFRAGKLLQIDHPDTLLAHPADDFVSNFVGQDSTLKRLLLVKAEDAADNAPSVSPETPVAEALELMDEHDRRYVVVTCTENKALGYVRRRDLHRQTGTCGQYLREFNATAAYDEHLRILLSRMYEFNRAWLPVMDAERVFLGEVTQESIAAYLSSGRSRGMKTSIVSPAEAVVA; this is encoded by the coding sequence ATGATCGAACTTCAAAACCTCAGCAAGACCTTCCAAAGCAACGGCAAAGACGTGAAAGCCGTGGATTCGGTGAGCCTGACCGTCAATGAAGGCGAAATCTGTGTGTTCCTCGGGCCATCGGGTTGCGGCAAAAGCACCACGCTGAAAATGATCAACCGCCTGATCAAACCGACCTCCGGCAAGATCCTGATCAACGGCGAAGACACTACCGCTCTCGACGAAGTGACCCTGCGCCGCAACATCGGCTACGTGATCCAGCAGATTGGTTTGTTCCCCAACATGACCATCGAAGAGAACATCGTGGTGGTGCCGAAACTGCTCGGCTGGGACAAACAGAAATGCCACGACCGCGCCCGCGAATTGATGAGCATGATCAAGCTTGAGCCCAAGCAATATTTGCATCGTTATCCGCGAGAGTTGTCCGGTGGACAGCAACAGCGGATCGGGGTGATCCGCGCACTGGCCGCCGATGCGCCGCTGTTGCTGATGGACGAACCGTTCGGCGCGGTCGACCCGATCAACCGCGAGATGATCCAGAACGAATTCTTCGAAATGCAGCGGGCGCTGAACAAGACCGTGATCATGGTCAGCCACGACATCGACGAGGCGATCAAGCTCGGCGACAAGATCGCGATCTTCCGCGCCGGCAAGCTGTTGCAGATTGATCATCCAGACACGCTGCTCGCGCACCCGGCGGATGACTTTGTCAGCAACTTCGTCGGTCAGGACAGTACGCTCAAGCGCCTGCTGCTGGTGAAAGCCGAAGACGCAGCGGACAACGCACCGTCCGTCAGCCCGGAAACCCCGGTGGCCGAAGCGCTGGAATTGATGGACGAGCACGACCGCCGTTACGTGGTGGTGACCTGCACCGAAAACAAAGCCCTGGGCTACGTAAGACGTCGCGACCTGCACCGTCAGACCGGCACCTGCGGCCAGTACCTGCGCGAGTTCAATGCGACGGCGGCGTACGACGAACATTTGCGCATCCTGTTGTCGCGCATGTACGAATTTAATCGTGCGTGGTTGCCGGTAATGGACGCCGAGCGGGTGTTTCTGGGTGAGGTGACGCAGGAGTCCATTGCGGCTTACTTGAGCTCGGGTCGTTCGCGAGGGATGAAGACCAGCATCGTGTCGCCAGCCGAGGCGGTGGTCGCCTGA
- a CDS encoding ABC transporter permease, translating into MEFLNAFSHLDWPLVLHLTWQHITLVGIAVTLAILVGVPLGILMTRFPSLAGPLQASATVLLTVPSIALFGLLLPFYSKFGQGLGPMPAITAVFLYSLLPIMRNTYLALTSVEPGIREAARGIGMTFGQRLRMVELPIAVPVILAGVRTAVVMNIGVMTIAATIGAGGLGVLILASISRSDMSMLIVGAVLVSLLAIFADLLLQWLQRSLTPKGLLK; encoded by the coding sequence ATGGAATTTTTGAACGCCTTTTCCCATCTCGACTGGCCATTGGTCTTACACCTGACGTGGCAACACATCACCCTGGTCGGCATCGCCGTGACCCTGGCGATTCTGGTCGGTGTGCCGCTGGGCATCTTGATGACGCGCTTCCCGAGTCTCGCCGGGCCTTTGCAGGCTAGCGCCACGGTGCTGCTGACCGTGCCGTCGATTGCCCTGTTTGGCCTGCTGCTGCCGTTCTATTCGAAATTCGGTCAGGGCCTTGGCCCGATGCCGGCGATCACCGCCGTGTTCCTCTATTCACTGCTGCCAATCATGCGCAACACCTACCTGGCCCTGACCAGCGTCGAGCCGGGTATTCGTGAGGCCGCGCGCGGCATCGGCATGACCTTCGGCCAGCGCTTGCGCATGGTCGAACTGCCCATCGCCGTCCCGGTGATCCTCGCCGGCGTACGCACCGCCGTGGTGATGAACATCGGCGTGATGACCATCGCCGCCACCATCGGCGCCGGTGGCCTGGGCGTACTCATCCTCGCTTCCATCAGCCGCAGCGACATGTCGATGCTGATCGTCGGCGCCGTATTGGTCAGCCTCTTGGCCATCTTCGCCGACCTGCTTCTGCAATGGCTGCAACGTTCGCTGACTCCAAAAGGACTCCTGAAATGA
- a CDS encoding glycine betaine ABC transporter substrate-binding protein, with product MKTSSFLLGCVLLCAGFAQAAEKPVIRIGARVFTEQTLLAEITSQYLRTKGYDVQVTGGLGSNLARSAHESGQLDMLWEYTGVSLVAYNHVTEKLDSEQSYARVKELDGKKGLVWLTPSKFSNTYALALPKNVADEYPQINTISELNTVLRKEAKTNNLVALDTEFANRSDGLDGMVKLYDMNLSRKNIRQMDAGLVYTALRNGQVFAGLVYTTDGRLNAFKLKLLEDDKHYFPDYTAAPVVRQAYLDAHPQLAEQLKPLAELFDDNTMRELNARVDVEHQSPSAVAADFLRQHPIN from the coding sequence ATGAAAACATCAAGCTTTTTACTAGGCTGCGTTCTGCTGTGTGCAGGATTTGCCCAAGCCGCGGAAAAACCCGTCATCCGCATCGGCGCCCGGGTGTTCACCGAGCAAACCCTGCTGGCGGAAATCACCTCGCAGTACCTGCGCACCAAGGGTTACGACGTACAAGTGACCGGCGGATTGGGCAGTAACCTGGCCCGCAGCGCCCATGAAAGTGGCCAGCTGGACATGCTCTGGGAATACACCGGCGTGTCGCTGGTGGCCTACAACCATGTCACTGAAAAACTCGATAGCGAACAGTCCTACGCACGAGTGAAAGAACTCGACGGCAAAAAGGGACTGGTCTGGCTAACGCCATCGAAATTCAGCAACACCTACGCCCTCGCCCTGCCGAAAAACGTCGCGGATGAGTACCCGCAGATCAACACCATCAGCGAGCTGAACACGGTGCTGCGCAAGGAAGCCAAGACCAACAACCTGGTGGCGCTGGATACCGAGTTCGCCAATCGTTCGGACGGTCTGGATGGCATGGTCAAGCTCTACGACATGAACCTGAGCCGCAAGAACATCCGCCAGATGGACGCAGGTCTGGTCTACACAGCGTTGCGCAACGGACAGGTGTTTGCCGGTCTGGTCTACACCACCGACGGTCGCCTCAACGCCTTCAAGCTGAAACTGCTGGAAGACGACAAACACTACTTCCCCGACTACACCGCCGCACCCGTGGTTCGTCAGGCCTACCTCGACGCGCATCCGCAACTGGCGGAACAACTCAAGCCGCTGGCCGAACTGTTCGATGACAACACCATGCGCGAGCTCAACGCGCGGGTCGACGTCGAGCACCAAAGCCCCTCAGCCGTTGCCGCCGATTTCCTGCGCCAGCACCCGATCAATTAA
- a CDS encoding ABC transporter permease: MAIHYGKGLIGGALVFALLALLIHWIGINTIEHYRDDLLFYLQAHLILVLASMLAALVVGIPAGILLSRPNMVGRAERFMQFFNIGNTVPPLAVLAIALGILGIGSGPAIFALFLASLLPIVRNTYEGLKNVQGSLKEAAVGIGMTPRQVLWKVELPNAVPIIIGGVRVALAINVGTAPLAFLIGANSLGSLIFPGIALNNQPQLLLGAACTALLALLLDGLVTLASRLWLERGLRPS; the protein is encoded by the coding sequence GTGGCTATCCACTATGGCAAAGGGCTGATAGGAGGCGCGCTGGTATTCGCCCTTCTGGCCCTGCTGATCCACTGGATCGGCATCAACACGATCGAACACTACCGCGACGATTTGTTGTTTTACCTGCAAGCTCATCTGATTCTCGTCCTCGCTTCCATGCTGGCCGCCCTTGTCGTGGGCATTCCTGCAGGCATCCTCCTCAGCCGCCCGAACATGGTCGGCCGCGCCGAACGCTTCATGCAGTTCTTCAATATCGGCAACACCGTTCCGCCGCTCGCCGTTCTGGCCATCGCCCTCGGCATCCTCGGCATCGGCAGCGGCCCGGCCATCTTCGCCCTGTTCCTCGCCTCGTTGCTGCCCATCGTACGCAACACCTACGAAGGCCTGAAAAACGTTCAGGGCTCGCTCAAGGAAGCCGCCGTCGGCATCGGCATGACCCCGCGCCAGGTGCTGTGGAAAGTCGAATTGCCCAACGCCGTGCCGATCATCATCGGTGGCGTGCGCGTGGCGTTGGCGATCAACGTCGGGACGGCGCCGCTGGCGTTCCTGATCGGCGCCAATAGTCTTGGCAGCCTGATCTTCCCCGGCATTGCCCTGAACAATCAGCCGCAACTGCTGCTCGGCGCCGCGTGCACCGCGCTGCTGGCGTTGTTGCTCGATGGCCTGGTGACACTCGCCAGCCGTCTCTGGCTCGAACGCGGCTTGCGCCCGTCTTAA
- a CDS encoding peptide chain release factor 3 translates to MTKQAAEVAKRRTFAIISHPDAGKTTITEKLLLMGKAIAVAGTVKSRKSDRHATSDWMEMEKQRGISITTSVMQFPYREHMINLLDTPGHEDFSEDTYRTLTAVDSALMVLDGGKGVEPRTIALMDVCRLRDTPIVSFINKLDRDIRDPIELLDEIEAVLKIKAAPITWPIGCYRDFKGVYHLADDYIIVYTAGHGHERTETKIIEKLDSDEARAHLGDEYERFIEQLELVQGACHEFNQQEFLDGQLTPVFFGTALGNFGVDHVLDAVVDWAPRPLARVANERTVEPVEEKFSGFIFKIQANMDPKHRDRIAFMRICSGKYEKGMKMRHVRTGKDVRIGDALTFFSSEREQLEEAFAGDIIGLHNHGTIQIGDTFTEGEVLGFTGIPHFAPELFRRVRLRDPLKSKQLRQGLQQLAEEGATQVFFPERSNDIILGAVGVLQFDVVASRLKEEYKVECSYEPITVYSARWIECSDKKKLEEFSNKAVENLALDGGGHLTYLAPTRVNLALMEERWPDVKFRATREHH, encoded by the coding sequence ATGACCAAACAGGCCGCCGAAGTCGCGAAACGCCGCACTTTCGCCATTATTTCCCACCCCGATGCCGGTAAGACCACCATCACCGAGAAGCTCTTGCTGATGGGCAAGGCGATTGCGGTTGCCGGTACGGTGAAATCTCGTAAGTCCGACCGCCATGCCACCTCCGACTGGATGGAAATGGAAAAGCAGCGTGGTATTTCCATTACCACGTCGGTCATGCAGTTCCCGTATCGCGAGCACATGATCAACCTGCTCGACACCCCGGGTCACGAAGACTTCTCCGAAGATACCTACCGCACCCTGACGGCGGTGGACTCGGCGTTGATGGTTCTCGACGGCGGTAAAGGTGTAGAGCCACGGACCATCGCTCTGATGGACGTCTGCCGTCTGCGTGACACGCCGATCGTCAGCTTCATCAACAAACTCGACCGTGACATCCGTGACCCTATCGAACTGCTCGACGAAATCGAAGCGGTCCTGAAGATCAAGGCTGCGCCGATTACCTGGCCGATCGGTTGCTACCGCGACTTCAAGGGTGTTTATCACCTCGCCGACGACTACATCATTGTCTACACCGCCGGTCACGGTCACGAACGCACCGAAACCAAGATCATCGAGAAGCTCGATTCCGACGAAGCCCGTGCGCATCTGGGTGACGAGTACGAGCGTTTCATCGAGCAGCTGGAGCTGGTGCAGGGCGCCTGCCACGAGTTCAACCAGCAGGAATTCCTCGACGGTCAGCTGACCCCGGTGTTCTTCGGTACGGCACTGGGCAACTTCGGTGTCGACCACGTCCTCGACGCCGTGGTTGATTGGGCGCCGCGCCCTCTGGCGCGCGTGGCCAACGAGCGCACCGTCGAGCCGGTGGAAGAGAAGTTCTCGGGCTTCATCTTCAAGATCCAGGCGAACATGGACCCGAAACACCGCGACCGGATCGCCTTCATGCGTATCTGCTCCGGCAAGTACGAAAAAGGCATGAAGATGCGCCACGTGCGCACCGGCAAGGACGTGCGGATCGGCGACGCTCTGACGTTCTTCTCCTCGGAGCGTGAGCAACTGGAAGAGGCGTTTGCCGGCGACATCATCGGCCTGCACAACCACGGCACCATCCAGATCGGCGACACCTTTACCGAAGGTGAAGTCCTGGGCTTCACCGGCATCCCGCACTTCGCCCCGGAACTGTTCCGTCGCGTGCGTCTGCGTGATCCGCTGAAATCCAAGCAACTGCGCCAAGGTCTGCAGCAACTGGCCGAAGAAGGCGCGACCCAGGTGTTCTTCCCGGAACGCAGCAACGACATCATCCTCGGCGCCGTCGGTGTGCTGCAGTTCGATGTGGTCGCCAGCCGTTTGAAAGAGGAATACAAGGTCGAGTGCTCCTACGAGCCGATCACTGTTTACTCGGCACGCTGGATCGAATGCAGCGACAAGAAGAAGCTCGAGGAATTCTCCAACAAAGCTGTGGAAAACCTGGCACTGGACGGCGGCGGTCACCTGACCTACCTCGCGCCGACGCGGGTCAACCTGGCACTGATGGAAGAGCGCTGGCCGGACGTGAAATTCCGTGCGACGCGTGAGCATCACTAA
- a CDS encoding peptide ABC transporter ATP-binding protein encodes MAVVLTARDLTRHYEVSRGMFKGHATVRALNGVSFELEAGKTLAVVGESGCGKSTLARALTLIEEPSSGSLKIAGQEVAGADKAQRKQLRKDVQMVFQSPYASLNPRQKVGDQLAEPLLINTNLSASERREKVQAMMKQVGLRPEHYQRYPHMFSGGQRQRIALARAMMLQPKVLVADEPTSALDVSIQAQVLNLFMDLQQEFNTAYVFISHNLAVVQHVADDVMVMYLGRPVEMGPKNDIYERPLHPYTQALLSATPTIHPDPNKPKIKIVGELPNPLNPPPGCAFHKRCPYATERCSTEEPALRLLDSRQVACHYAEQFLDGAA; translated from the coding sequence ATGGCCGTCGTACTTACCGCCCGCGACCTGACCCGTCACTACGAAGTGTCCCGTGGCATGTTCAAGGGTCACGCCACCGTACGCGCCCTCAACGGTGTGTCGTTTGAACTGGAAGCCGGCAAGACCCTCGCTGTCGTAGGCGAATCGGGTTGTGGCAAGTCCACCCTGGCCCGCGCCCTGACCCTGATCGAAGAGCCGTCTTCGGGCTCCTTGAAAATCGCCGGCCAGGAAGTCGCCGGCGCAGACAAGGCCCAGCGCAAGCAATTGCGCAAAGACGTGCAGATGGTGTTCCAGAGCCCTTACGCTTCGTTGAACCCTCGGCAAAAAGTCGGCGATCAGTTGGCTGAGCCGCTGCTGATCAACACCAACCTGTCGGCCTCCGAACGTCGCGAGAAAGTCCAGGCGATGATGAAGCAGGTGGGCTTGCGTCCTGAGCACTACCAGCGTTATCCGCACATGTTCTCCGGCGGTCAGCGCCAGCGGATCGCCCTGGCCCGAGCGATGATGCTCCAGCCTAAAGTGCTGGTCGCGGATGAGCCGACCTCGGCGCTGGACGTATCGATTCAGGCACAGGTGCTGAACCTGTTCATGGACCTGCAACAAGAGTTCAACACCGCCTACGTGTTCATCTCCCACAACCTGGCGGTGGTGCAACACGTTGCCGATGACGTGATGGTGATGTACCTCGGTCGCCCGGTGGAAATGGGGCCGAAGAACGACATCTACGAACGCCCTCTGCACCCGTACACCCAGGCACTGTTGTCGGCCACACCGACGATTCACCCGGACCCCAACAAACCGAAAATCAAGATCGTCGGCGAGTTGCCCAACCCGCTGAACCCGCCACCCGGCTGCGCGTTCCACAAGCGCTGTCCATACGCCACCGAGCGTTGCAGCACTGAAGAGCCGGCCCTGCGCCTGCTCGACAGTCGTCAGGTGGCTTGCCACTACGCCGAGCAGTTCCTCGACGGCGCGGCATAA
- a CDS encoding oligopeptide/dipeptide ABC transporter ATP-binding protein, with protein MSLLEIKNLNVRFGDKNATPVVDGLDLKVDKGEVLAIVGESGSGKSVTMMALMGLIEHPGIVTADSLSFDGKDMLKLSNRQRRQIVGKDLSMVFQDPMTALNPSYTVGFQIEEVLRLHLKMSGKAARKRAIELLEKVEIPGAASRMDAYPHQLSGGMSQRVAIAMAIAGEPKLLIADEPTTALDVTIQAQIMDLLLALQKEQNMGLVLITHDLAVVAETAQRVCVMYAGQAVEVGQVPQLFDIPAHPYSEALLKAIPEHSQGAARLSTLPGIVPGRYDRPQGCLLSPRCPYVQDNCRSQRPALDPKSNSLARCFYPLNQEVA; from the coding sequence ATGTCACTGTTAGAAATCAAGAATCTCAACGTTCGCTTCGGCGACAAGAACGCTACGCCCGTGGTCGATGGCCTCGACCTGAAAGTGGACAAAGGCGAAGTGCTGGCCATCGTTGGCGAGTCGGGTTCGGGTAAATCCGTGACCATGATGGCGCTGATGGGTCTGATCGAGCATCCCGGCATCGTTACCGCTGACTCGCTCAGCTTCGACGGCAAGGACATGCTCAAGCTGAGCAATCGTCAGCGTCGGCAAATCGTCGGCAAAGACCTGTCGATGGTCTTCCAGGACCCGATGACCGCACTGAACCCGAGCTACACCGTCGGTTTCCAGATCGAAGAAGTGCTGCGCCTGCACCTGAAAATGTCCGGCAAGGCAGCGCGCAAGCGTGCCATCGAACTGCTGGAAAAAGTGGAGATCCCGGGCGCGGCCAGCCGCATGGACGCCTACCCGCATCAACTGTCCGGTGGCATGAGTCAGCGCGTTGCGATCGCCATGGCTATTGCTGGCGAACCAAAACTGCTGATCGCCGACGAACCGACCACTGCGCTGGACGTAACGATCCAGGCGCAGATCATGGACCTACTGCTGGCGTTGCAGAAAGAGCAGAACATGGGCCTGGTGCTGATCACCCACGACCTCGCCGTCGTGGCTGAAACCGCCCAGCGCGTGTGCGTGATGTACGCAGGCCAGGCCGTCGAAGTCGGTCAGGTGCCACAGTTGTTCGACATTCCGGCGCACCCGTACAGCGAAGCATTGCTCAAGGCGATTCCGGAACACAGCCAGGGTGCCGCGCGCCTGTCGACCCTGCCGGGCATCGTTCCCGGTCGCTACGACCGTCCGCAGGGTTGCCTGCTGTCGCCGCGCTGCCCGTACGTGCAGGACAACTGCCGCTCGCAGCGGCCGGCCCTTGACCCGAAAAGCAACAGCCTCGCCCGCTGCTTCTACCCGCTGAACCAGGAGGTGGCGTAA
- a CDS encoding ABC transporter permease subunit: MSTPTSSVATAASAVDQSLLYPSPYKEFWQAFSKNKGAVAGLMFMLLVIFCAIFAPWVAPHDPSEQYRDFLLTPPAWLEGGQIQFLLGTDELGRDLLSRLIQGSRLSLLIGLSSVVMSLIPGILLGLFAGFFPKAVGPTIMRLMDIMLALPSLLLAVAIVAILGPGLINTVIAIAVVSLPSYVRLTRAAVMGELNRDYVTAARLAGAGLPRLMFVTVLPNCMAPLIVQATLSFSSAILDAAALGFLGLGVQPPTPEWGTMLASARDYIERAWWVVSLPGLTILLSVLAINLMGDGLRDALDPKLKNAA; the protein is encoded by the coding sequence ATGAGCACTCCAACATCCTCAGTAGCCACCGCCGCCTCCGCCGTGGATCAAAGCCTGCTGTATCCGTCGCCGTACAAAGAATTCTGGCAAGCGTTCTCCAAGAACAAAGGCGCCGTTGCCGGCCTGATGTTCATGCTGCTGGTGATTTTCTGCGCCATCTTCGCCCCGTGGGTTGCCCCCCATGACCCGAGCGAGCAGTACCGTGATTTCCTGCTGACCCCGCCAGCCTGGCTGGAAGGTGGGCAGATCCAGTTCCTGCTCGGCACCGATGAATTGGGTCGCGACCTGCTGTCGCGCCTGATCCAGGGTTCGCGCCTGTCGCTGCTGATCGGCTTGTCGTCGGTGGTGATGTCGCTGATTCCGGGGATCCTGCTGGGTCTGTTCGCCGGTTTCTTCCCGAAAGCGGTCGGCCCGACCATCATGCGTCTGATGGACATCATGCTGGCCCTGCCGTCGCTGCTGCTGGCCGTGGCGATCGTCGCCATCCTCGGCCCTGGCCTGATCAACACCGTGATCGCGATCGCCGTGGTGTCCCTGCCGTCCTACGTTCGTCTGACCCGCGCTGCGGTGATGGGCGAGCTGAACCGCGACTACGTGACCGCCGCGCGCCTGGCCGGTGCCGGTCTGCCACGCCTGATGTTCGTGACTGTGCTGCCTAACTGCATGGCACCACTGATCGTTCAGGCAACCCTGAGCTTCTCCTCGGCAATTCTCGATGCCGCCGCACTGGGCTTCCTCGGCCTTGGCGTACAACCGCCAACCCCTGAGTGGGGCACCATGCTGGCCTCGGCCCGCGACTACATCGAACGCGCCTGGTGGGTAGTCAGCCTGCCTGGTTTGACCATTTTGCTCAGCGTGCTGGCAATCAACTTGATGGGTGACGGCCTGCGCGACGCGCTGGACCCGAAACTCAAGAACGCCGCCTGA
- a CDS encoding ABC transporter permease subunit: MFSFIARRLGLLIPTFFGITLLTFALIRMIPGDPVEVMMGERRVDPEMHAQAMERLGLNKPLYAQYLDYIGKLAHGDLGESLRTRESVWTEFTSLFPATLELSMAALLFAGILGLLAGVIAALKRGSLFDHGVMGISLAGYSMPIFWWGLILIMFFSVSLGWTPVSGRIDLLYDIEPRTGFMLIDTLLADDVGAFFDALHHLILPAIVLGTIPLAVIARMTRSSMLEVLREDYIRTARAKGLSPSRVVFVHGLRNALIPVLTVVGLQVGTLLAGAVLTETIFSWPGIGKWLIEAIGARDYPVVQNGILLIACLVILVNFVVDILYGFANPRIRHQR, translated from the coding sequence ATGTTTAGTTTTATTGCCCGCCGACTGGGGTTACTGATCCCCACGTTCTTCGGCATCACCCTGCTGACTTTCGCGTTGATTCGCATGATCCCTGGCGACCCCGTGGAAGTCATGATGGGAGAACGTAGGGTCGATCCCGAAATGCACGCTCAGGCAATGGAACGCCTAGGTCTGAACAAACCCCTGTATGCCCAGTACCTGGATTACATCGGCAAACTGGCCCACGGCGATCTCGGGGAATCCCTGCGTACCCGTGAAAGTGTATGGACCGAGTTCACCTCCCTCTTCCCTGCGACCCTGGAACTGTCCATGGCCGCGCTGTTGTTCGCCGGCATTCTGGGCCTTCTGGCCGGGGTGATCGCGGCACTCAAGCGAGGATCCCTGTTCGACCACGGGGTGATGGGCATCTCCCTCGCGGGATACTCGATGCCGATCTTCTGGTGGGGCCTGATCCTGATCATGTTCTTCTCGGTATCCCTGGGCTGGACCCCGGTGTCCGGGCGGATCGACCTGCTCTACGACATCGAGCCGCGCACCGGCTTCATGCTGATCGATACATTGCTGGCCGATGACGTCGGCGCATTCTTCGACGCCCTGCATCACCTGATCCTGCCGGCCATCGTGCTCGGCACCATCCCGCTGGCGGTGATCGCGCGGATGACCCGTTCGTCGATGCTCGAAGTGCTGCGCGAGGATTACATCCGTACCGCCCGCGCCAAAGGCCTGTCGCCGTCGCGCGTGGTGTTCGTGCACGGTCTGCGTAACGCGCTGATTCCGGTACTGACCGTGGTCGGTCTGCAAGTCGGCACCCTGCTGGCCGGTGCGGTCCTGACCGAAACCATCTTCTCCTGGCCGGGCATCGGCAAATGGCTGATCGAAGCCATCGGCGCCCGGGACTACCCAGTCGTACAAAACGGCATCCTGTTAATCGCCTGCCTGGTGATTCTGGTCAACTTCGTAGTGGACATCCTCTACGGCTTTGCCAACCCACGCATCCGTCATCAGCGCTGA
- a CDS encoding ABC transporter substrate-binding protein, with protein MKMLPLRAAIAAALLSVAVGVSAKPLVVCTEASPEGFDMVQYTTAVTADAVAETIFNRLADFKPGTTDVIPALAESWDISEDGLSYTFHLRKGVKFHTTEYFKPTRDMNADDVVWSFQRQLDPNHPWHKLSSVGFPYFESMGFKELLKSVEKVDDNTVKFTLTRREAPFLADIAMAFSSIYSAEYADQLLKANKAGDLNNKPVGTGPFVFQRYNKDAQVRFKANPDYFRGKPPAEALILAIATDNNVRLQKLKANECQVALYPKPDDIPSIKKDDKLKVDELNAMTVSYVAMNTTHKYMSDVRVRKAIDIAFDKEAYVNALFGKGNATAAVNPFPDTLLGYNHDLKNPVRDLDKARALLKEAGVPEGTTFTLFTRNGGGPTNPNPMLGAQMMQADLAKVGIKIDIRVMEWGEMLKRAKNGEHDMVSAGWAGDNGDPDNFLTPMLSCEAAKNGENYARWCNDKFQALIDQAREKTDPAERAALYEQAQVIFNQDQPWISMAHTRMFTAMRNNVEGYHISPLTTNNFATTQVK; from the coding sequence ATGAAAATGCTTCCCCTACGTGCGGCCATCGCGGCCGCCTTGCTGAGTGTCGCGGTGGGCGTATCGGCCAAACCGCTGGTGGTTTGCACCGAAGCCAGTCCAGAAGGCTTCGACATGGTCCAGTACACGACTGCAGTCACAGCCGATGCGGTGGCCGAAACCATCTTCAATCGTCTGGCGGACTTCAAGCCCGGCACCACGGACGTGATTCCGGCACTGGCCGAATCCTGGGACATCAGCGAAGACGGTCTGAGCTACACGTTCCACCTTCGTAAAGGCGTCAAGTTTCACACCACCGAATACTTCAAGCCGACCCGCGACATGAATGCCGACGACGTGGTCTGGAGCTTCCAGCGTCAACTGGACCCAAATCATCCGTGGCACAAACTGTCGAGCGTGGGCTTCCCGTACTTTGAAAGCATGGGCTTCAAAGAACTGCTCAAGAGCGTCGAGAAAGTCGACGACAACACGGTCAAGTTCACTCTGACCCGTCGTGAAGCGCCGTTCCTGGCGGACATCGCCATGGCCTTCTCGTCGATCTACTCCGCCGAGTACGCCGATCAGCTGCTCAAGGCCAACAAGGCCGGCGACCTGAACAACAAACCGGTCGGCACTGGCCCGTTCGTCTTCCAGCGCTACAACAAGGACGCCCAGGTTCGTTTCAAGGCCAACCCGGACTACTTCCGTGGCAAGCCACCGGCCGAAGCGCTGATCCTGGCCATCGCCACCGACAACAACGTGCGCCTGCAGAAACTCAAGGCCAACGAGTGCCAGGTCGCGCTGTACCCGAAGCCGGATGACATCCCGAGCATCAAGAAAGACGACAAGCTGAAAGTCGATGAACTGAATGCGATGACCGTCTCGTACGTGGCCATGAACACCACGCACAAGTACATGAGCGACGTGCGGGTGCGCAAAGCCATCGACATCGCCTTCGACAAGGAAGCCTATGTCAACGCGCTGTTCGGCAAAGGCAACGCGACCGCGGCAGTCAACCCGTTCCCCGATACACTGCTGGGCTACAACCACGACCTGAAGAACCCGGTCCGTGACCTGGACAAGGCTCGCGCCCTGCTCAAGGAAGCCGGCGTACCGGAAGGCACCACCTTCACCCTGTTCACCCGCAACGGTGGCGGTCCGACCAACCCGAACCCGATGCTCGGCGCGCAGATGATGCAAGCCGACCTGGCCAAGGTCGGGATCAAGATCGACATTCGCGTGATGGAATGGGGCGAAATGCTCAAGCGCGCGAAAAACGGCGAGCACGACATGGTTTCCGCCGGATGGGCGGGCGACAACGGCGACCCGGATAACTTCCTGACGCCTATGCTCAGTTGCGAAGCGGCCAAGAACGGCGAAAACTATGCACGCTGGTGCAATGACAAATTCCAGGCCCTGATCGATCAGGCCCGCGAAAAAACCGACCCGGCCGAGCGTGCTGCACTGTACGAACAGGCCCAGGTTATTTTTAACCAGGACCAGCCATGGATCAGCATGGCACACACTAGAATGTTCACCGCAATGCGCAACAACGTAGAGGGTTATCACATTAGCCCCCTCACCACGAATAACTTCGCCACCACCCAGGTGAAGTAA